The proteins below are encoded in one region of Cololabis saira isolate AMF1-May2022 chromosome 13, fColSai1.1, whole genome shotgun sequence:
- the LOC133458817 gene encoding interferon-induced protein with tetratricopeptide repeats 2-like — protein sequence MFDIFKYLPFSAAQDPPTLESRLKDLECHFTWGLDLSHSSLIRSRDMLDDIGTEEGNLWLGHIYNLQGFIWYQLGDKEEARRFLRKATGTFRQLKNTDEGPWLVVNFGNLAWLHHLQVEDEQSQGYLSKVDALLREHPSPCKDKLHPEICAEKAWTLMKFDKDKRRKAARYFQRAVEMQPDMVHWRTSRVIGRVSAQKYSNTDLHQGIWEEMREARELDPDDTYLAAMELLIRAKRGEQVKEEVRELEEKIVLKPVSSYSGINVLLNLYRQLGDIDQAIDLAERALKNHPDNRYLKECAALCYSWRIFSFRHSRPNPSDLMERAISLHEQAIALYPDRRSLRKKLDLADICAKISRDPPRAYQIYQELLTLDLEPADKQLVYNCYANYLHLNRQEPNKSIDYHMKTVEVPLESSSRQNSIRELRKISKRRGFWRSEEIQKFLETLQEDQPE from the coding sequence atgtttgacatttttaaatatctaccctTCAGTGCTGCTCAGGACCCGCCCACCTTGGAGTCCAGACTGAAGGACCTGGAGTGCCACTTCACCTGGGGCCTGGATCTCAGCCATTCCAGTCTGATCCGGAGCAGAGACATGCTGGACGACATCGGCACTGAGGAGGGAAACCTCTGGCTGGGTCATATTTACAACCTGCAGGGTTTCATCTGGTATCAGCTCGGTGATAAAGAAGAGGCCCGGCGTTTCCTCAGAAAGGCCACCGGGACCTTCCGACAGCTGAAGAACACAGATGAAGGTCCCTGGTTGGTGGTGAACTTTGGGAATCTGGCCTGGCTGCACCACCTTCAGGTAGAAGACGAACAGAGTCAGGGTTACCTGTCAAAGGTTGACGCCCTGCTGAGGGAACACCCGTCTCCATGCAAGGACAAGCTCCACCCGGAGATCTGTGCAGAGAAGGCCTGGACCCTGATGAAGTTTGACAAAGACAAGAGGCGGAAGGCTGCACGTTACTTCCAGAGGGCAGTGGAGATGCAGCCGGACATGGTGCACTGGAGGACCAGCCGTGTGATTGGGAGGGTGAGTGCTCAAAAGTACAGCAATACGGACCTGCATCAGGGCATCTGGGAGGAGATGAGGGAGGCCAGGGAGCTGGATCCAGATGACACATACCTCGCTGCCATGGAGCTGCTCATAAGAGCCAAGAGAGGAGAACAAGTCAAGGAGGAAGTTCGCGAGCTGGAGGAAAAGATCGTACTGAAACCTGTCAGCAGTTACAGTGGCATCAATGTTCTGCTCAATTTGTACAGACAGCTGGGCGACATCGACCAGGCCATCGATTTGGCAGAGAGGGCCCTGAAGAATCATCCTGATAATCGATACCTGAAAGAGTGCGCCGCTCTCTGCTACAGCTGGAGAATATTTTCCTTCAGACACAGTCGTCCAAACCCATCTGATCTGATGGAACGAGCCATCAGCCTGCATGAGCAGGCGATCGCTCTTTACCCTGATCGCCGTTCCCTCCGGAAGAAGCTTGACCTTGCAGACATATGTGCAAAAATAAGCAGGGATCCGCCGAGAGCATATCAGATTTACCAGGAGCTGCTAACTCTGGACCTGGAACCTGCAGACAAGCAGCTGGTCTACAACTGCTATGCTAATTACTTACACCTTAACCGGCAGGAGCCAAACAAGTCCATTGACTACCACATGAAGACAGTAGAGGTCCCTCTGGAGTCCTCCTCCAGGCAGAACAGCATCAGAGAGCTGAGGAAGATCAGCAAGCGACGTGGTTTCTGGAGGTCGGAAGAAATCCAGAAGTTCCTGGAAACACTGCAGGAGGACCAGCCTGAGTGA